CATGCAGTGGCCGCCGGCGACTGGCAACGTGCTCCGGGTTTCTGTCTGTTTGGCGCGCCCATGCATGACCTGGCCGGCGGCACGCTGGTGCTGCTGGGGTCAGGCACGCTGGCGCAGGCGACGGCGAATCTGGCGCAAGCATTCGGCATGCGGATTGTCTACGCCGAGCGCAAAGGCGCAACGCAGATCCGCACCGGTTATAGGGCGTTTGAAGAGGCGCTGGCGCAGGCGGATGTGCTCAGCCTGCATTGTCCGCTGAATGAGCAAACCCGCAACGTGATCAGTGCGCGTGAACTGGCTTTGCTTAAACCCGGTTGTGTGCTGATCAACACCGCGCGGGGCGGGTTGGTGGATGAAGCCGCGCTGCTGGCGGCCCTGCAAAGCGGCCAGTTGGGTGGGGCCGGGCTGGACGTACTGATTGAAGAGCCGCCGCGCAACGGCAACCCGCTGCTGGACGTGAATCTGCCCAATCTGATCATTACCCCGCACGTGGCATGGGCCAGCGTGGAAACCATGTCCGTGCTGGCCGGCCAGTTGATCGACAACATCGAGGCATTTTTGCGCGGTGAACCGCGCAATGTGCTGGTCTAGCCGTAAAACGGCAACGCCAGAAAGAGCTTGATGGCAATGGCGTTGATGATGTCGATAAAGAACGCGCCCACCATCGGCACCACCAGGAAAGAAATGTGTGACGGGCCAAAGCGGTCCGTCACTGCCTGCATGTTGGCGATGGCAGTGGGCGTGGCGCCCAGACCAAAGCCGCAATGGCCGGCGGCCAGCACCGCTGCATCGTAATTGGCGCCCATGACGCGGAAGGTGACGAAGATGGCATAGGCCGCCATGACCAGCGTCTGCACCGCCAGAATGATAAATACAGGCAGGGCGAGGCCGCCCAGCTCCCACAGGCGCAGGCTCATCAGCGCCATGGCCAGGAATAATGACAAGCTGACGTTGCCCAGCACGGAAACCGCCCGGTCAAATACGCGATACCAGCCAGTCAGCCCCAGCACGTTGCGCAGCACCACGCCGACAAACAGCACGCAGACGAACACCGGCAGTTCGGCCGCGGTGCCACCCAGCAAGCCGGCAATATACTGGCCGCCCAGCAGGCTGACCGCGATCAGCGCCAGAGTTTCAATGAACGATTGCACCGTGATCAGGCGCATGGCATGCGGCTGTTCAAAGGTGTGTGCGCCCGCGGTACTGCTGTGTTTTTCATCAGGCAATTTGACGCGCCGGACCAGAAAACGCGCGACCGGGCCGCCCAGCAAGCCGCCGCAAACAAGCCCGAACGTGGCGCAGGCAATGGCGATTTCAGTCGCGCTGGCCAGCCCGTATTTCTCGGTAAACACCTTGGCCCAGGCCGCGCCGGTGCCATGCCCGCCCGAGAGCGTGATCGAGCCCGCCAGCAAGCCAAATTGCGGATTGATCCCCAAGGCCAGCGACAACCCCGCGCCGACCAGGTTTTGCGTGATCAACAAACCGGTGACTACCAGCAGGAACACGGTCAGCACCTTGCCACGGCGCAGGCTGGCCAGGTCTGCATTCAGACCAATCGAGGCAAAAAACGCCAGCATGAGTGGGGTCTGCAGGGATTTATCGAAATTCACGTCCACCTGCAGCGCCGAGTGGGCAAGCGCCAGTACCAGCGCCACAATCAGCCCGCCGGCCACGGGTTCGGGAATGCTGTAGTTGCGCAAAAAGGCGAGGCGGCTAATCAATAAACGTCCCACCAGTAGCACCAGAGAAGCGGCAACCAGCGTGCCGTAGACATCAAGTTGCATGAAAATCACGTCCGTTAAGGGCAACGGTTGATTTTAGGTGAGCATGGCACTTGTGCGGGCGTGATTAAACCCAGACCAATGACATACTGATCAGCCTTGGCCTGATGGCACAGTGGCAAAAACTGTGCGGTGAGTCAGCCGTGCCTGCCGGGTAGAACCGGCGCAGGTCAGGCGTGGGCGATTAGTCCAGCGCGCGGCGATACAGCAAGACGGGCAGGGATTGTTCACCGACGTGATGGGGCTGGGCGACGCCATCGGTATGAAAGCCGTGTTTCTCATAAAACGCACGGGCCATGCGGTTGGCCTCCAGCACCACCAGCCCGGCATGGCGCCAGCCCTGACGGCGCAGCGCGTAAAGGGCGGCGTGCAGCAGTGCCGCGCCGTGACCGGCGCCCCAATGCGCCGGCGCAATGTACAAACCCTTGATGGCACCGCAATCGGGCGGTACTTCGTTATCGGCACCGTACCCGATCCAGCCCACGACGGCCTCATCTGAATCCAGTGCCACCAGAAACCCCGGCCAGGGCCGGGACAGATTACGTTGCCACCGTTGCGTGCGTGCTTGCAGGTTCATGGTGGCCAGAAAACCCGGCGCTACGATCTGTTTGTAGGCCGCTTGCCACGCGGCAATATGAATGACGGCGATGGCGGGCGCATCGGCAAGTACGGCTGGGCGAATGTGGCTGGTCATGGCAAAGGCTCTGTCTGTGGCAGAAGCGTGTGCGGCAAGAGACGCAACAAAAAAGCCCCGTTGCCGGGGCTTTTCATGGATCAACTCAACAACGTGCCGGCAGTGGCTCAGACGTTTTCCAGCGCCAGTAGCTCGGCAATGGTCTGGCGGCGGCGGATCAGGGTGATCTTGTCGCCATCGACCAGCACTTCCGGCACCAGCGGGCGCGAGTTGTAGTTGGACGACATGCTGGCGCCATAGGCACCGGCATCGTGGAACACCAGCAAATCGCCGATCTCGGCATCTGGCAAGGCGCGTGGCGCGACAATGCCGCCGTCTTCCACCGTGAACACGTCGCCGGATTCACACAGCGGGCCGGCAACCACGGTCGGGCGCGTCGGGTTGCGCTTTTCCACGCCATCGCTGCTGACCACGCTGATCTCGTGGTAAGAGCCGTACATGGCCGGGCGGGTAAGGTCGTTGAAACCGGCATCGACCAGCACGAAGTGGTTGCTGCCGACATCTTTTTTGGCGCGCACTTCGGCAAGCAGTTTGCCGGCTTCAGCCACAATGAAGCGGCCGGGTTCGATTTCCAGATGCACCGGGTGGCCCAGATGCGCTTCAATCTGCTTGCGCGCCTTGTCCCAGATGCTAAAGTAGTGTTCGGTATCCACGCGGGTGGCGGTTTGATCGGCGTGGTACGGCACAGACAGGCCACCGCCAGCAGAAATGGCGCGGATATCGTGGCCGGAGGTCTTGACCTGTTCCACCATGGCATCACACACGCGTTGCAGGTGGGTGTAATCCACGCCCGAACCAATGTGCATATGCAGACCGA
The Silvimonas iriomotensis genome window above contains:
- the gltS gene encoding sodium/glutamate symporter, yielding MQLDVYGTLVAASLVLLVGRLLISRLAFLRNYSIPEPVAGGLIVALVLALAHSALQVDVNFDKSLQTPLMLAFFASIGLNADLASLRRGKVLTVFLLVVTGLLITQNLVGAGLSLALGINPQFGLLAGSITLSGGHGTGAAWAKVFTEKYGLASATEIAIACATFGLVCGGLLGGPVARFLVRRVKLPDEKHSSTAGAHTFEQPHAMRLITVQSFIETLALIAVSLLGGQYIAGLLGGTAAELPVFVCVLFVGVVLRNVLGLTGWYRVFDRAVSVLGNVSLSLFLAMALMSLRLWELGGLALPVFIILAVQTLVMAAYAIFVTFRVMGANYDAAVLAAGHCGFGLGATPTAIANMQAVTDRFGPSHISFLVVPMVGAFFIDIINAIAIKLFLALPFYG
- a CDS encoding D-2-hydroxyacid dehydrogenase, whose translation is MPPRIVFLDRETLPVPVRAVNVPHEWAQYPLTTPAEVVSRLEGAQVAITNKVPLDAATIAALPALKLIAVAATGYNQVDLVAARQHGVTVCNIRDYAIAGVAEHALMLMLALKRQLPAYRHAVAAGDWQRAPGFCLFGAPMHDLAGGTLVLLGSGTLAQATANLAQAFGMRIVYAERKGATQIRTGYRAFEEALAQADVLSLHCPLNEQTRNVISARELALLKPGCVLINTARGGLVDEAALLAALQSGQLGGAGLDVLIEEPPRNGNPLLDVNLPNLIITPHVAWASVETMSVLAGQLIDNIEAFLRGEPRNVLV
- a CDS encoding GNAT family N-acetyltransferase codes for the protein MTSHIRPAVLADAPAIAVIHIAAWQAAYKQIVAPGFLATMNLQARTQRWQRNLSRPWPGFLVALDSDEAVVGWIGYGADNEVPPDCGAIKGLYIAPAHWGAGHGAALLHAALYALRRQGWRHAGLVVLEANRMARAFYEKHGFHTDGVAQPHHVGEQSLPVLLYRRALD
- the lysA gene encoding diaminopimelate decarboxylase is translated as MKPANGPLLARIAEQFGTPCYVYDAAIIRERIEQLRYFDVVRFAQKANSNVHLLKLMREQGVLVDSVSLGELERALAAGYQVADEPCPMVLTADILDRATLDRVVELKVPVNAGSPQMLEQLGEKSPGHRVWLRINPGFGHGHSRKTNTGGESSKHGIWYEHLGEAIELIKRYKLDLVGLHMHIGSGVDYTHLQRVCDAMVEQVKTSGHDIRAISAGGGLSVPYHADQTATRVDTEHYFSIWDKARKQIEAHLGHPVHLEIEPGRFIVAEAGKLLAEVRAKKDVGSNHFVLVDAGFNDLTRPAMYGSYHEISVVSSDGVEKRNPTRPTVVAGPLCESGDVFTVEDGGIVAPRALPDAEIGDLLVFHDAGAYGASMSSNYNSRPLVPEVLVDGDKITLIRRRQTIAELLALENV